A window of Cryptococcus tetragattii IND107 chromosome 5, whole genome shotgun sequence genomic DNA:
GTACAAGAACGTCCCTTCCGGAGTCGCCTTGGTGCTCAACAGTCCATAAGGCCCATGGCAAATCACCGCCGTCGGCTTCCCCTCATGATGGAAATGGGCAAGGATCCTTCCCAGCTCCGGATCGGACCCCAGATCGGCCAGCGGCGCATGGCCGCCTGGAATAAACACGGCTGCGAACCCATCCAATTCCTCATCCGAGATGCTTTGGAAGGTCCTCGGCGACGTAAATCCGTTCTCCCGCTTCATCCTATCGATGAGGTCGTTCTCACGCTTGCGTTCGTAGAAATTCAAGGCGAAGGCCATAAGGCTCTCGCTGTTAGGGTCGGGAGTGGGAGTCTTGCCAAGCGGGGAGGCGAAGGTCACTTCGCAGCCTGCCGAGAGGAATTTGGATAGTGGCTTTGCCAGTtccatcaagaagaaaccaGTGCTCTGGTCTGTAGTGGTCTCTCCGCATTGAGAGGTTTTGAGGAGGGGCACTGCAGATGCGTCGGACATGATTATAAGGATCTTCTTGGGAGGCATCGTGGATGAACTGGGATGACTAGATGCGTATTTGATTCCAAGATACTGAAAAGCGAGTCGCTTTTATGAATTTCTCGTAGTTCGTTACATTTTGTGTCGAAATCAAGAATTAGCTGAAGTTGACATTTAGAATGATAGGTTGAATTGCTGTTATGACGTATAAACGTCATGTTGTGGTGGAGTCAGTCGTCAAGTCTTGCAAAATCAGATGACGTACATCCAGACTGTCGGATGTTGTTCACTCGCCGGACCTTCCATATAATTAATGCCGTTTCAACCACGAAATCTGCAGCGGATTGTCTTTAGTTATGCTTGTCTCAGCCATGATATCTGCTATGTAGGGAGCACAAGTGGCACTGAGTGGTTGATTGATTTGGCTTCTGCACTTGGCTCGAGTACTAGCGTAATCTGAGCAAGTTGCCACTGCTCCGACGTATGAACCAACAAACAAGATCAGGCCACGTGGAAATCTCGTGGGTGCGCATGCCTAAACTCCAGCCAAAAGACCCTGTGGCATCGCGTGGCCCGAAAAGGTGCAGATGATGCCGAAGAATTCCCACAGTGCCCCTCATTCAATCTTACATCATTAATTCATGCATCCATCAATCCACCCATCAATCAGTCATCAAACAGCTTTTACTATATAGAACTCGACAATGGATGGTCATCCTATGATACAgctccatcccatcctaACGCATCTCGCCACCATACCTGCGATTGCTATAGCGAGTTACAAAGCTTTAAATGTGAGTTAAGCATTTCTATACTAACCGTTTTCATACGATCACTCTTCTCTGACACTTTCGATGATCAACCCTAGGTCTGGCGTGCCGTGTCTGCTTTGCCACTCAACCCTCATTCTACAGCCATTTCAGAATCACCGTCGACTCCCTCAGCAACATCACAATGTTTGGAAAAATGGCGCGCTTTAACAACTAccaaaaaagggaaaaacGTAGCAATTTTTCTGATAATTGTTTCATTTGCCTTTGGTTTTAACGTGTTTTTCATTTATGTGTTACCCAGAATCACATCTCAGTCTGTTCTTGATACGATATTCTGTATATTTTTGGTGGCCGTGTTCACACAATCAATCAGATATGTAAGTACCAGCCAGCCAATCCCATTTTTCTTGCAACCTAGATGTATTTGCGTCTAACTATTTCACTTAGGCTTCGGATGTTGCTTTTCCTACTCCCAAATCTGTCAGATATCATCAAGCCAACCCTGAATCCCCCATGACAATCTCGTTTGCTTTTGAGGGAGATAAGAAAACCGCTTGGAAAATTGAGATCCTTCGACAATCCCTTTCATTTTTCACAACAATCGGTATTCTTTACTTCACCTGGGCaggatatatatatttttaTCCTATCATAGCAGCAGCATATCTCATATTGGCGATAGGAACATTAAGATACCCAAGAATGAGTATTAGACGAATTATACAAGGCATGTGCGCTTGTCTTGtaagtcttcttttcatgtTATTTAACATCGATTGTAGCGATAAATACTCACTTCTTTTCGTCTTTATAGACTATCGTTCCAGTACTCAGCATTATCATTGGAGTAGTACAACAACAATTCACTCACAATTCtcaggatgaggaaggaacaGATAAGAAGGATAATATAACATTGGCAAGTGATTGGGTGTTGTCGTTAATGTTCATATTTGGACATATCCTTGGACCTATGATTCCAAGCATTATCGTGAGTTCGACAATAATCTTCCTATTTTAGACATGTCCAAATACTCACTCAAGATCAAGACCGCTATGACTCTTCGATTCGAATATACACTTGTCAACGAACCCCTCGAGCGTCCATCCGAAACATCTTCCGAAGCACCTGTTCGAATTCCGAATGAATATCCTTCATTCCCTAAACCAATTTTCttatcatctctcttctcacTTTTCACCAGTATAGTCATAATCGAAACCATCACATACACCATCCCTGACCTCGTTTGGTTATCGATTACTCCATTATCTGTATTCGTTACAGTACCTATAGTCATTGGTGGTACAGCTTTAGGGGCAGCGTGGTGTGGTAAATTCAGACACTGGTGGAGATACAGTGAAGTGTGAGTATTCCAATCAATCAATAGTACCCTCACCTGCTAACGATGCTCATCATAGATGGATCCCTGCGAAGAAGGCGACAAATACCTTGGAAGAAAATCACAAAGATCTGGACGAAGCGGAACTTGCGCTTTTACCTTCGGAAGCGAAAGTCATGGCATAGTGTGACTTCAGGGTCAAATATGAAGTTGTATGATGCATTGTCAGTGCTATGACCATGGTCCCCAATTACACTCTTATGTATGCTTAGTATCTCACAATCATCTATGGCTTTTCTGTCCAGTACACTAAAACCACGTTGTCGCTGTGTCCCCATCGGATGGCCAATGCACTGACTGACCCACCTTCGACGGTTTTCGATTACTAACACCATTATTATTAACCAGGCAATTGTGCTCCCTAACCCATTTCACAAGTCGATCCTAACCGTAGGCTTGTATTAACATGCTCCTGAGATGTATAGCTATTGAACGGTACCCGATCCCAACCAAAACTATCTCGCGCCGAAAGCCTAACAGCGCTCTAGCTAATCCTTCATGATCAGAATTAGGGGTTTTTTACAGCCATCCCAAATAGGGGAATCGACCAAACCAATATCAGAGAGCTCCGGATCTATGCTGCATGATTCCATCATAAAACGAGTAAGAATGGGGGTTTTAACTCTCCTTCATGTGTGTACCCAACTTCACGACcccttcgcttcctcccACAGCCACACCTGCCTCACCTTTGACTCTCGCACTCGGATTTGTCGTAACAGGCATCAACCCCTCTTTTTGCATCCTCACTACCCTCAACTCTTGCTCTACCCTATTCACTtgcctcctcatctccaccaaAGCCGCCGCTGCATTTAGCAATCCCTCAAATACTTCCAAATTTTGTCTTGTAGGCATGACAAGCCTGTTCGCGGAGAGACCCAGCTCGGCAAGCAAGTCCGTGATACGTCCAGCGGCGGTCGGTTTAGGAAGTGGCAAACGAGAACCGCGGAGGAAAGCCTGTTGGTGCGGAGGATGCTtttgggagagatgggaagtAAGGGAATTGGTGTTAGAAGGTGCAGGAAGGTGGTAAATACAGCGCGAGTTATCAAAGCTTGCGTTGGGTGTTGGTTTCTTGGGTGTAGGAGCGGGAGATGGGGCGGCACTTTCGTCCTCTgccttccgcttcttcttgttctgtGGCAGGTCAATGCATTGTCAAAACAGGAAGGGAATATAGAACACACCTTGTCAACACCGATAGCATTCTCCATCGCCGCTTGATCAACTTCCATCAACCCACTATCCAGCCCCATAACACTCCTCATTAACTCATCCCTGTCCGCTCGGAATCGCCTCTCATTTTGTTGCATCCTCGTGATCTCCACATAGAgcgcttcttcctccgcAATCTCGGCCGGAGtgagatgaaagaggtCGGACGCGTATTGTTTGCGCTTGGTTTCCCGAGCTTTGTCAAATGCGTACGCTTGGATgagatgttgttgatgtACGGGATCGGATGCGGTTCGTGTTCGGATGAGTCTTCGGCAGATAGTGTAATATCGGTCTTTCATATCCTAGCGATTGTAATCAGCCAGTTGCTCTGCTTGCTGGTAAATTATACTCAGAAATAATTCACCTCGACACTTCGCAcccttttttctccttcaggCGAAATATACGCATACCGATCGGCCGCAATGATAAACCTCAAATCGTATTCCTTCAACAGCTCAAACAGATACTCCGTTTCTTGTGGCGTCCAGTTTGGGTCGACAAGATGTTGATCGTATTCAAACTGCGAGTATTCCATGACTGATGGCCCGTGGAGGCTGAATTTGCCAAAGTATTCAACTGGTCGAGGTTAGAGTTGTTGGATAATTGTAACATATGATTGCTCACCGGAAGCATTAGGATCGGAATCAGTTATGCAGGCCCAGTGTCTTAGCCGTACAGGGTTGTCACTCCTCGCAGCCGGCGTGAACTCTGTCCATTCCCTTCATATCATCATACATATCAGCAGCGGCACAACAATGCCTTTCCAAAACAACACACCAATgaaccttcttccctttcatAGCTGGCTTCTCCCTGTACTTAACTGCGGCCAGACTCGCCTGTGCATCTGCAAGTGAAGGTGCATTGTCTCCAATGAGAGCGTAGAGTTCACGAGTGATACCGTCGGGTTTGCGCGGAGCAGGGATTTTCCGTGAGCTGGGGAGCGTTGGGATTGGAGCGGatgggggaagagagaggatggagcgCACATCTTGAGCTGACATTGCCGGAAACGGACCACAAGAAAACAGATAAATGGATGAAAGACGCAAGTTGAACTGTACAGTTGTAAACGGTGAAAGTCAATCGAAAGAGCGGAGGGATGGGTTTGATTCCGTCCAGCAATTTTAGACCCACAACCTCATCTGCCAAGGTGCTTAATTCAGGAATTTATATTaataatattattattgttgtCAAGATTGTATCACCAGCTTGGATTTGCGACAAGAATAACCGTGTTTAGGCGGAAAAGTTATGGGCCAATATATTTTCCCTTCGTTGCTAAGTGTCCGTtcgacatcatccatcttcttatCTTCGAACAGCAGGTATAATTGCATAGCAAATACATATACCCACGGCCTAATCATTTAACCTTTCAGGCAATCCAAAACATAAAAGTTTGAAACAAAATGGACATTCGACAAGCAACGGTACGTATGCTCGCCTTTATTTCCCATTCGATTATCCTTTGACTGGAACCGACTGACGTCTGATTATTGTTACATACAACTTGGCATCCATACAGATAGACGACCTCCTTGGTATGCAAAATGCCAACCTTCTTAACTTACCAGAGAACTACACTTTCAAATATTGTCAGTAATCCCATTTCATGCTCGACGGCTGTCTTCAAGAATCGGTCGTTGCGACATACGGATCAGTATATGTTGTGGGACCTTGTTGCGAAAATtatgggaaggaagacggggCGTGGGAGGGCTTCTTGAGCTGACAAATCCTCCAATAGATCTTTACCACGCTTTGACATGGCCGGAGCTGTCGTATGTCGCTGTTGACCCAAAGGGGAGGATTGTAGGATACATTCTTGCCAAGATGTAAGTCTCTCTCTTCATATTCCTCTCCAAGTTTGGGAATTTCTTAATTATAGTGTATTCCGCTGACTTTATTATCTTTTACACCTTTAGGGAAGAGGAACCTAGCGACACTCCTAGCGGTCATGTCACATCCATTTCCGTCCTTCGGCCATACAGACGGTTGGGTCTCGCCAACAAACTTATGAAACAGTCTCGTACGTCCCATCACTATGGCAACTCCTCACCACGTGAAAATTGTCCGAAATGCATGCTGACAGTCCCTGTTCTATAGAGGAAGCTATGGTAGCCCACTATGATGCACACCACATCACATTACACGTTCGAAAATCCAATAGAGCAGCTATTTCTCTTTACAGGGATACCCTGGGGTTCGAAGTTCatgggatggaaaagagCTACTGTATGTTTTGGGTTTCTTTTCACTATGAGCGATGTCGAAGAGCGTCGGGCTGATGATTACGCGGCGTAGACGCGGATGGTGAGGACGCTTATGGGATGCGATATGTATTTAAGAAGCCTGAAGGATCACTGAAGGAATAGACTGATGTGTACCATGTTGACGATGTATGCATGATATTAAGCTATGTCCTATCGTTTTAGCCCGGACTTACAGAACGTCAGAACGTTAGGAAACATAGAACTGGGGGAAATGAACCTGATAACCTGGTTGCATACTATATTACATAATCATGTGATGCCCTATAAAGTATTTCAGGCTCAGTTCGCATATGGTTCTTCGTTCATCGGACGAACCTCTTGAATCCTCTATTTCAGCGTTGTTTATTCTCTTTTGCAAAGCTCGTCTCCTCATTTTTAGGCATtcattccccttccacaACGCGCTATTACCATGAACGGGTACTACGAACCCCAACAACCTCAACCGACTAACATCGAGATCCCGCAAGGCCCCACAAATCAACcacgtcttctccttcgtaATCTTAATGAGACGGACGCTACTTTCCATCTGTCCGGCGTAGAGCTCGCCTATGCGAACAGTCTGAGAAGAGTTATGATGGCTGATGTACCTACTATTGGTTCGTTATTGTAACATACTTTCTGCGTGTCCGTATGCTTTTTGCTAACATAACATTTTTGCGTTTTGATACTCGTGGAATACGTCGCAAATAGCCATCGATCAGGTCCTCTTTACGCAAAATACAACACCCTTAGCAGACGAAATGATTGCCCACCGTTTAGGTCTTATTCCTCTTATTTCCCGTAACGTCTCCAAGGGACTTCGCTACACCCGAGACTGTGACTGCGACGAAGGATGTTATTACTGTATGGTAACTTTGAGATTGAAGGTGACTTTCAGTGGAAATGATGGGGAGCAGTTTATGAGGGTGACAAGTGATATGTTGGAAGTTGTGCCAAGTCCGGGTGGGGTAcgtttcttttcattttcttcccctATCATGCGGCGTTGCCCATTTTTCTTGCCCCTCGCTGACCCTTCTGAATTCTACACTTAGCCGCCGCCTCCTAATCCTTACGGACCTCCACCTGAACTTTCAGAGGAGGATcgtatcatcatcaacaatcgTGATCCTGAAATGGGCCAGCCTTGCGGAAAGGGAAATCCCTCTATACCTCCGATATTGATCGCAAAGATGGGCAAGGGACAGGAGATTGATGTTTTATGCAAGGCTTATAAGGTGCTTTTCTGGCCATTGTGTGTCTTCCTGGGTTGTAGATAAAGATGCTGAAGGATGTCATTATAGGGTATTGCTAAGCATCATGCCAAATGGTCTCCCTTATCAACTGTAGCCTTTGAATACGACCCCTATAACAAGCTTCGTCATACAACACATTGGTTCGAGACTGATGGTATGTCTTGACTTTTCCTCCATTCAGTATTCGAGGTCTTTACATATTCTAACATAGTCCCTAGAACGCGCGGAATGGCCTCTCTCCTCAAATGCGGCTTTCGAAACTCCTCCAAATCCCGCAGAACCATTCGACTATAACGCTGTCCCGTCGACATTCTACTTTTCCGCCGAATCTGTCGGTTCCATCCCCGTCCGCTCCGTCGTTGAACAAGGTCTCGACCTTCTGATAGAAGGCCTCGCAAATGTCGTGTTGGGCGTACAGAAAGAGACCGGtggcgaagaggaagaaggggatgatggagcGGGTGCAGATGGAGGTGttggggatgggatgggCATCGGCATGGGAGGAGGTTTGGTAGAGCCAAATATACCTACCGGAATGGGTCAGGATCAGATAGTCATGGGAAGTGGGTATGGAGGGTATGGAGTTCAGCAAGGTTATGGAGGTACCTGGTAGAAAGAAACTTCGTTTACAGGTATGTATAACACAGAGCTTTGGGTACAGGGGTAGAGGGAAAACGCCTTTTAAGCTGTCCGATTTGAAATGGATCTGCAATTTTTGAGCTGTGCAACGGTTCAGCTTCTTGCGTTCAAATTTATTGCTTAACTTAGCCTCTCTCTCAGAAGTGTCGTGCCTCTAATCATTTTGCCCCCCATCTTCTCGTACTTCCTATACTACTTGAACCCATTGCGAATACCATTAAACTCGTATTAAGTATTCTGTCAAGATGGAGGGTACGTGTTCATCTGGGTACAACCTTACTGACAGACTCTGCGGCATTGATCGTATTAGGGGTTAGAGGCCTGTGCTGCCTATTCAAAGCGTTAACGGCAAGCGAGCTTCGTCACTGGTCGAAATTATCACTCAAAATCCTGTTACTTGCATCTCCACATCAATCAAATGATCATAAAATGGGTACGATAGTAGGGTTCTATATCGCACTATAACTGCAGAATCCTATGACTATGGTCACCTTGGGGAGGGTCTTACTTCACGAGGGATGACAGGCGTGTGATCTATGAGCCTCCTTTCATATTACTTCctactcttccttttcgaACCTCCCAGATCATCCCTGGGACATACTTGAACAGCTTTCCACGTGGCTCCCGTGTCTCTCCCATTCAACCACTACAGGAAAACATTGGCACTGTAGATGAGTAATTTCAAACTCCCAATCAAGATGTCAAGTCTCACAGAGCAGCTCAAAAAGGCTGAGCAAGATTTGGCAGcagggagagaaagaggctCACCGGGCGCCtccaaggatgaaggaaaggtgaagaaacTTAGAGAGGAGCTGACGAAGCCACAGCCGCATCCTGTGTAAGTACAGCTTGACCTTGTGCTTTAGCCAGTCAGAACTAATCCACGAGGCGAGCAAAGCCTGCGGTTCAATGAGGCCGCACAATGCGTCTCCGTTATGTCTGTGATAAGCCTCAGTATCTTCCATTCGTGCCCTGGAATACAACGAGTCCAAACTGATAGGCTTATTCTGTTAGTGATGGCTACTTCAACTTTGCCAATCCAGTTTATCCCATTCTATCGCATTTTCAGTAACCTCACAATTTTGGCCGTAACGTATGTTGTATTCCTATGTCTCTTCACAGCTATTTATTGACGCCGGCTAACCTTAACGATAAAAAGCTGTTATGTTGCGAGGACATCAGTGGTTTACTATGGTTATCAGCGAGCACTTGTCAGATTCTCAAAACGAGATGGCACTGGTTCCGCAAAATCGAGCAAAGGTGCGAAGAAACCACGGCAAGATATCTGGGTCAGTCTTtcactctcatctctcctcttcactcctCGTTCCTCCATATACCGCAGAATAAGTGCCGACGCCAATGGCTGGTGATGTCCTTTTTGTAGGCGAATATGAAGGCCCACCCTTCGGCATTCCTCACCACTCGCCAAGCTATTCCTCGtatcttcccattcccgtTGGGTAAAACAAGGTCAGAAGCTGCCGTCAGGGACGAACTCTGGTGGGAAGACGGCAACGCTCCTCACGTCGTACGTCTGCTCTCTTTCATATCTGACTGCTTCATCGTTGATTGTATCTACGCTGATGCCATTTCATCTGGTACTTTAGGGCCACTTTAACCGGGCAAAGTTACCCGCACCTCCTAACCCAGATGAAAGCGTACTGATGAAGCGTGTACAAGCCAGTATGGTCCGCGAATCGCAAGAAGAgttgtggaagaggagaatcaGGGATATACAGGTTCTCAGCGTAATCGTAATGGTCTCATTCAGTAAATCTTCCGGAGATTCAAAGATATGGAGACTAGCAGCTGACAAGTGAGATTCAGtgagcaagaagattgcTACTATTGCCCTCGCCGTCCTCATCTGCCATACCGTCTCCTCCGAAATCGACGGCATGCTCTCGCCTCCTGCCGATATGGAGCACGTCTGGAAAGCCATTGATAAGCTCACAGGCGTGGCCAAGAACGAGGTTGCGCGAAAGCCGACTCTGCTAACTGGCGGTATGAGCCATCTGTATGAGCATGATGGAAATtgggtgaagaagctggCGGATGTGCCGATCGAGGGAGTGACACCGCCGGTGTTAATGACAACTTCTAACCCTTGTTATGTCGGACTTGGGCCGGATTAGAGATACAGAATTTAGAAAGACGATGTATCACGGGTATCATGTAAGAGTATAGAGGAACAAATATGAGAGGGggataaggaagaagacgaagaagaaggggaagtcGTTTTGAGGCGCCGAGGGAGAGAataagagaggaaggaagggaggggaagaaagagagaggaaggaagagacagGAAGGCCAGAGGACCGTGCGGAGAGGCGTTAGGCAATAAGAGAGGGATTTAAGCGGAGGACGTAAAGGAAGTATGGGGAAGATTAATCAGCTCCGTCGTGGAGCTGAGAAAGATATATAGGAGTAGTCCTTCGAGTAGGAATTAATGCATAGTTCGCAACCAGCTTAGTCTTAAAGAGTCGAGCAGAATGAACAATTAATCTAAGGCAAATCGAGTAGTTGATAATCTACATTTCGTATTGTCTAGGCTGTCTGCTGTTAAGCCATTCATATTAATATCGCTATTGACACCATAGTCCAAAAAGTCTAAACTACTTTTAAGAGATGGACTAATCCAAATACGGTCCGTCCGTCTACCAGCCCTCAAAGCTCACAATATCCGCTCATACACTTTCGAGCCTTTCAACTTATTATTTACGTACTAAACGTCTACCTCAAATCCCATCTCCGACGTTCCCAAGCGCTCGCCTTTCCTTTTATCGCCTTGTTTTACTGAATTCGTTTGCACTTTATTCACATCTTTCACCGCTAAAGCCCTCCTTTCTGCCGTAACCAAgatcccttcatcctcaacgCTCATGCCGAAGCTCTGAACATTTCCGCTCTCAACAATTAACACCTCACTCTCAAGCTTTGACAAAAGAGGTATAGCACTGTTATATGGCGCTGAAGCTTCGTTGCGAGTGGCCAAGGTGTAACGAGAAGTGGGGGAGGTATGTGTGGGAAGGTGAGGGGTGGCTGTTGAGAGCGTCGAAAAGGTGGAAGCAGGGCTTGAGGTGTGGCTTTGCGTTGGTAGggacggagaagagggtcgAGGTGAAACACCGGAAGTTGCAGAAGGTTCGAAGATAGGAAAGTAAGCATTTGGGGGTCGAGCTCTAGAAATATTAATCTCGTTCTCCTGCATCACATGCTCCCCCATATGATCCTGCTtcctttcatccttctggTCCCTCTCATCTGCTTCCTCGATCgcaatctcctcctccccttcgtTCTCATTCCCTGCCACCTTTCGATTATCCACCTTaatttcatcctcatcccttAGCTCATGGTCCTCAAACCCTGCATCCGACTCCAGAAGGGGATAGACCGCCTCGACGCCAGTCGTCAGTAGTGGATTAGCCGGTCTCCCTTTTTTTGGCTTGATCGGGCTTTGAGGCATCTCTTCCAAGGTTCTCAGCCTTGCAGACCGGGccgaagagaaggtgggTGATTtgtctccctctctctccttctctttgttcTCTTCTAACTTAAGAGCAGTTTCCGCTGATATCAGGGATAGCGACTCCTGAGGAGCCTCGGACAAGGCTATCTCATGGGGATCAGCTGACCGCGGTACTTCCTCTCGCTTTACTACCCCCGAAGCCTCCTTCACTCCTAGTCCCGTCCCTTTTGTGTTGCTTTTATTTCCTTCAGGAGGCGGACTATCTGGTAATCTAATCATCCCCGGCctcatttcctttcctctcacTCTCTGTCCCTTCACTTCTGTGCCGGATGTTGAAAGTGGGGCAAAGACGGCTGGACGAACACGTGCAGGTCGGAAAGATGGTAAAGGCACTTTCAACTTTTTAcgttccttctttgccgGTGGAAGAGTAACATGCGATGGTACGGGCGGTTTGCGCCCTGGCATTGCATTGGCTTGACCATTCGCTAATGTAGAGGCAGCGGCGATGGATGAAATCGAAGCTTGGCGAGAAAGCGCAGGTACAGCGGTggcagccttcttggcttctGCTCTCCTCACGGGCTCTTGTTtcgtcctctccttccccttctctttcacatTCGCTAAACTCTTTGTACTTGAAAATGCAGTATTATTGTACTGAGCCTTTGCGGTCCTCCCTGCAGTCGAAGAAGCAGCTTCATTTCCTACACCAGTATTACTGGCATTAACATTCATGCTTGAAGTTACGATTACCGGCTTGCTAGGATTCATCGCAACCACTTTCGCACGACTCGCCATCGTGGCCGCTGTCAAATgacttcctccacttccacttGCGGACGCTGCGGCTGTTGCAGGCGCGGAAGTAGAAGAGGTAGAAGATGTAGGACGAAACGCTTTACGCACTATCGGCTTAGTAGGGGGTTTATTCATGGGTTTGGTAGACAAGGACGGGCCGCTAATGACACGCGGACGCGGGTTCAGGGGACGGGCAGAGGCGACAGTTGGAATGGGAGGTTTACGGGAATGCGGGGCGTTGATAATGGAGGCaggaggtgggggaggAACAGGCGCGGAGGTTGTTGTATTTGAAGCTGGGGCGGGAACTGAAGCGGTAGGGGATGTAGATATCGAAGCCGGAGCTCCTTCCtgtcccttctctttcctttctggGCACTCCTTATCCTCacgttcttccttctgcccatcttcttcaactaTTTTTGTCGGACTTCCAGGTAACTCTACCCGTTTAGCCAGCTctacttcctcctttttcttgctAGACGGCTTCACTGAAGGCGGGGTGAGGGGATATACTTCTTTCAGGTATATCTTTATCaactccatctcttcctcttcgttcttttcctctccctcttgtGCTTCCGATTCTGAGACGTTCTTTTGTTCCAAGAGGGATGCCGAATCCAGTACGGAGGTACTAGGGTGGGCGATGGATGGAGTAGAGGTCGTAGGTGGAAGCTGGTTTTCTAGGGACGGcgtggaggaaggtgaaggtgatCTCGAATGTGAACCCATAAGCACAGGTAACAGCGGGGAGTCGACATTTTTTTTAAGGATGTGTGCCACAACGGGGGAGAAGAATCCttgctgctcctgctgGGTTTCGGATTGAAGGTGATGTATTCGAGGTCCTGCTTCTGGTGCTGAACCTTCTTGTGGTGGCAGAAATGCGTGCGTTGTAGAACCGCATTCCGCCTGCTCTTCACCCGTAACAGCAATATGAtgttcctttttcctcaatctcactgctcctccttcaaacGCGCCAGTTGTCAGTGGACCGCCAACCAtaggaagaggagctgTGACGACCCTCCTCTCTGCACGGCCTAACCCAGCTTTCTTTCCCAGTCCACCAATTCCAGCTGTGATGGGTCTTACAGCACCTCTCAGGGGGCCCTCTTTGTCCCGCCCACGTCCATGCTCGCGTTGCTCACGCTCTTGgtcaccctcttctccctccacGGGGAGAGTCACTTTGATCCTTT
This region includes:
- a CDS encoding SWR1-complex protein 4, which translates into the protein MSAQDVRSILSLPPSAPIPTLPSSRKIPAPRKPDGITRELYALIGDNAPSLADAQASLAAVKYREKPAMKGKKVHWEWTEFTPAARSDNPVRLRHWACITDSDPNASVEYFGKFSLHGPSVMEYSQFEYDQHLVDPNWTPQETEYLFELLKEYDLRFIIAADRYAYISPEGEKRVRSVEDMKDRYYTICRRLIRTRTASDPVHQQHLIQAYAFDKARETKRKQYASDLFHLTPAEIAEEEALYVEITRMQQNERRFRADRDELMRSVMGLDSGLMEVDQAAMENAIGVDKNKKKRKAEDESAAPSPAPTPKKPTPNASFDNSRCIYHLPAPSNTNSLTSHLSQKHPPHQQAFLRGSRLPLPKPTAAGRITDLLAELGLSANRLVMPTRQNLEVFEGLLNAAAALVEMRRQVNRVEQELRVVRMQKEGLMPVTTNPSARVKGEAGVAVGGSEGVVKLGTHMKES
- a CDS encoding N-terminal acetyltransferase A complex catalytic subunit ard1 yields the protein MDIRQATIDDLLGMQNANLLNLPENYTFKYYLYHALTWPELSYVAVDPKGRIVGYILAKMEEEPSDTPSGHVTSISVLRPYRRLGLANKLMKQSQEAMVAHYDAHHITLHVRKSNRAAISLYRDTLGFEVHGMEKSYYADGEDAYGMRYVFKKPEGSLKE